A genomic window from Meleagris gallopavo isolate NT-WF06-2002-E0010 breed Aviagen turkey brand Nicholas breeding stock chromosome 30, Turkey_5.1, whole genome shotgun sequence includes:
- the TMEM59L gene encoding transmembrane protein 59-like, whose amino-acid sequence MPNSDAGLCHIPSGRRPHCSDSSMAPGRAVCQLCALCLQDAVLSACYRGCRLFSICHFVDASAGLNTTRAECEAACAEAYVGEEEQWGCRTGCHEQLPHVQRKEQSAEVKAPSLSVLDLVSSFCTDIVSSAHSFISSTWTFYLQADDGKVVVFQSQPHMEFPLPEAQMTQPEWPEPGADAHSPQPHAGPQQKEEKSPPRKEPWGKAKPMDTPQPEHDFLGCMAKRSGLPRWILAACLFLSIVVMLWLSCASLVTAPEQHVRTQPLSINGDRECLEDPRGPSVFPLPPVIAVTLCPTHGEDVGPLPLKVDLDKTIL is encoded by the exons ATGCCCAACAGCGACGCAGGGCTGTGCCACATCCCCTCAGGACGCAGACCCCATTGCTCTGACAGCTCTATGG CCCCCGGCCGCGCTGTgtgccagctctgtgccctctgcctgcaggacgCTGTGCTCAGCGCCTGTTACCGCGGCTGCCGGCTGTTCTCCATCTGTCACTTTGTGGATGCGAGTGCGGGGCTGAACACCACCAGGGCCGAATGTGAGGCAG CGTGCGCAGAGGCCTACGTTGGAGAGGaggagcagtggggctgcaggacTGGGTGCCACGAGCAGCTGCCTCACGTGCAGAGGAAGGAGCAG AGCGCAGAGGTGAAGGCGCCGTCGCTCTCGGTGCTGGATTTGGTCTCTTCTTTCTGCACCGACATCgtcagctctgcccacagcttCATCTCCTCCACGTGGACCTTCTACCTGCAGGCGGATGATGGGAAAGTGGTGGTGTTCCAG TCGCAGCCCCACATGGAGTTCCCACTGCCTGAAGCTCAGATGACCCAACCAGAGTGGCCCGAACCAGGGGCCGATGCCCACTCCCCCCAACCCCACGCAG GCCCCcagcagaaggaggaaaagtCCCCCCCTAGGAAGGAGCCGTGGGGCAAAGCCAAACCCATGGATACACCACAGCCAGAGCACGACTTCCTGGGCTGCATGGCCAA GCGCTCCGGCCTCCCCCGCTGGATCCTGGCCGCCTGCCTCTTCCTCTCCATCGTGGTGATGCTgtggctgagctgtgccagccTGGTGACCGCCCCCGAGCAGCACGTCAGGACTCAG cctCTGAGCATCAATGGAGACAGGGAGTGCCTGGAGGACCCGCGTGGCCCCAGTGTGTTCCCACTGCCGCCCGTCATCGCCGTCACTCTGTGCCCCACACACGGCGAGGATGTGGGGCCGCTGCCACTCAAGGTCGACCTGGACAAGACCATCCTGTAG
- the KLHL26 gene encoding kelch-like protein 26, whose translation MKFASEPKISPSVGVSAAHSCAGRTAPCWLRKPAAQLWLPSEEHRVSQCPSHPCKTAAVHLQMQCSHRQVHARPSESKSDAPRTEEHVMADKNSTLKCTFSAPGHSTTLLQGLASLRAQAQLLDVILTINNEVFQVHKVVLAACSDYFRAMFTGGMREASQDVIELKGVSAKGLKHIIDFAYSAEVTLDLDCIQDVLGAAVFLQMVPVVELCEEFLKSAMSVETCLNIGQMATTFSLASLKESVDAFTFRHFLQISEEEDFLHLPLERLVFFLQSNKLQSCSEIDLFRAAVRWLQYDPTRRASASQVLCHIRFPLMKSSELVDNVQTFDIMVEDVLCRQYLLEAFNYQILPFRQHEMQSPRTTIRSDVLSLITFGGTPYTDNDRTVSCKVFCLPDAGGRQFKELTEMEVGSSHSCVAVLDNFVYIVGGQHLQYRSGEGAVDICYRYDPHLNQWLRIQAMQESRIQFQLNVLHGMVYATGGRNRSGSLASVEKYCPKDNEWTYVCSLKRRTWGHAGATVGDKLYISGGYGISVEDKKALHCYDPAVDQWEFKTPMNEPRVLHAMVSANNRIYALGGRMDHVDRCFDVLAVEYYVPETDQWTTVSPMRAGQSEAGCCLLEKKIYIVGGYNWHLNNVTSIVQVYNTETDEWERDLHFPESFAGIACAPVILPQITTQR comes from the exons ATGAAGTTTGCGAGTGAGCCTAAGATTTCTCCTTCAGTTGGTGTgagtgcagcacacagctgtgcgGGACGCACTGCCCCGTGTTGGCTCAGGAAACCTGCAGCACAACTGTGGTTACCTTCAGAGGAGCACAGAGTATCTCAGTGTCCTTCCCACCCGTGCAAAACTGCTGCTGTTCACCTCCAAATGCAATGTTCTCACCGACAAGTGCATGCGAGGCCAAGTGAATCTAAGAGTGATGCTCCACGCACCGAGGAACATGT cATGGCTGACAAGAACAGCACCCTGAAATGCACGTTCTCTGCTCCTGGCCACAGCACCACTCTACTGCAGGGACTGGCCTCGCTCCGAGCTCAGGCTCAGCTGCTTGATGTCATCCTCACTATAAATAATGAAGTGTTTCAGGTTCATAAAGTTGTCTTGGCTGCCTGCAGTGACTATTTCAG GGCGATGTTCACAGGCGGGATGAGAGAAGCCAGCCAAGATGTGATCGAACTGAAAGGTGTATCTGCAAAAGGACTGAAACACATAATAGACTTTGCATACAGTGCTGAAGTGACTCTTGATCTTGACTGCATTCAGGATGTTCTGGGAGCTGCCGTCTTCCTCCAGATGGTGCCTGTCGTGGAGCTCTGCGAGGAATTCCTGAAATCTGCCATGAGTGTAGAAACGTGTCTCAATATCGGGCAGATGGCCACCACCTTTAGCCTCGCCTCCTTAAAGGAATCCGTAGATGCATTCACCTTCAGGCATTTCCTCCAGATCTCCGAGGAGGAGGATTTCCTCCACCTGCCTCTGGAGCGCCTCgttttcttcctgcagagcaaTAAGCTGCAAAGCTGCAGCGAGATCGACCTGTTCCGTGCCGCCGTCCGCTGGCTGCAGTACGACCCCACTCGCCGTGCCAGCGCCAGCCAGGTGCTCTGCCACATCCGCTTCCCGCTCATGAAGTCCTCCGAGCTGGTGGACAACGTGCAGACCTTCGACATCATGGTGGAGGACGTCCTGTGCCGGCAGTACTTGCTGGAGGCCTTCAATTACCAGATCCTGCCTTTCCGCCAGCACGAGATGCAGTCGCCCCGCACCACCATCCGCTCCGACGTTCTGTCCCTCATCACCTTCGGCGGCACTCCTTACACCGACAACGACCGCACCGTCAGCTGCAAGGTGTTCTGCCTGCCTGATGCCGGCGGGCGCCAGTTCAAGGAGCTGACGGAGATGGAGGTGGGCAGCAGCCATTCCTGCGTGGCCGTGCTGGACAACTTTGTGTACATCGTAGGGGGGCAACACCTGCAGTACCGGAGCGGCGAAGGAGCGGTTGATATTTGCTACCGTTACGATCCTCACCTGAACCAGTGGCTGCGAATCCAGGCCATGCAGGAGAGCAGGATCCAGTTCCAGCTGAACGTCCTGCACGGCATGGTGTATGCCACGGGCGGGAGGAACCGCTCGGGGAGCTTGGCTTCTGTAGAGAAGTACTGCCCCAAAGACAACGAGTGGACTTACGTGTGCTCCCTGAAGCGCAGGACGTGGGGGCACGCCGGGGCCACGGTGGGAGACAAGTTGTACATATCAGGTGGGTATGGGATTTCGGTGGAAGATAAAAAAGCCCTGCACTGCTACGACCCGGCCGTGGATCAGTGGGAGTTTAAAACCCCGATGAACGAACCCAGAGTCCTGCATGCCATGGTCAGTGCAAATAATAGGATTTACGCTCTGGGAGGCCGCATGGACCACGTCGACCGTTGTTTTGATGTTTTGGCTGTGGAATATTACGTGCCTGAAACAGACCAATGGACAACAGTGAGCCCCATGCGTGCAGGTCAGTCGGAAGCTGGCTGTTGTTtgctagaaaaaaagatttatatcGTAGGGGGGTACAACTGGCATCTGAACAACGTCACAAGCATTGTGCAGGTGTATAACACAGAAACTGATGAATGGGAAAGGGACCTGCATTTTCCAGAATCTTTTGCTGGGATAGCATGTGCTCCTGTGATACTGCCACAGATAACGACCCAGAGATAA